One genomic segment of Mesoterricola silvestris includes these proteins:
- a CDS encoding outer membrane beta-barrel protein — MKISGLFCATALTLACGSWASAAEPVFGVQGALAFPVNDLTDAANLGLQVGGHGRWDFGGGHGLMGRADITIFGSKDGVNTTSYGLGADYTWHPDRNRRGVYLLGGVSLVSYSLSGHGHSDSKTALGLDLGVGYDLDRHVGLQARYTTHNVDSVTLAALNLGVTYSF; from the coding sequence TTGAAAATTTCCGGTCTATTCTGTGCAACGGCTCTCACCTTGGCCTGCGGTTCCTGGGCCTCCGCGGCGGAACCGGTCTTCGGGGTGCAGGGCGCCCTGGCCTTCCCGGTGAACGACCTCACCGACGCCGCCAACCTGGGACTCCAGGTGGGCGGCCACGGCCGGTGGGACTTCGGGGGCGGCCACGGCCTCATGGGCCGCGCGGACATCACCATCTTCGGCTCCAAGGACGGGGTCAACACCACGAGCTACGGCCTGGGCGCCGACTACACCTGGCACCCCGACCGGAACCGCCGGGGCGTCTACCTCCTGGGCGGCGTCTCCCTGGTGAGCTACAGCCTCTCCGGCCACGGCCATTCCGATTCCAAGACCGCCCTCGGCCTGGACCTGGGCGTGGGCTACGACCTGGACCGCCACGTGGGCCTCCAGGCCCGGTACACCACCCACAACGTCGACAGCGTCACGCTCGCGGCCCTCAACCTCGGGGTGACTTACAGCTTCTAG
- a CDS encoding DNA-3-methyladenine glycosylase I, which translates to MTQQQMPDPLPRCGWCGADPAYTAYHDEEWGVPSRDDRHLFEMLILEGAQAGLSWSTILRKREAYRLAYDGFDPRAVAAYGPERLEAQMQDPGIVRNRLKVAAAVANARAFLEVQREFGSFATYLWAFVGDRPRVERRRTLADVPSVSPEAQALSRDLLRRGFKFVGPTIIYAFMQAVGMVDDHVDTCWRRIMAP; encoded by the coding sequence ATGACCCAGCAGCAGATGCCCGACCCCCTCCCCCGTTGCGGCTGGTGCGGCGCCGACCCGGCCTACACGGCCTACCACGACGAGGAGTGGGGCGTGCCCTCCCGGGACGACCGGCACCTCTTCGAGATGCTCATCCTCGAAGGGGCCCAGGCCGGCCTCAGCTGGTCCACGATCCTGCGCAAGCGCGAGGCCTACCGCCTCGCCTACGACGGCTTCGATCCCCGGGCGGTGGCGGCGTACGGCCCGGAACGCCTGGAGGCCCAGATGCAAGACCCCGGCATCGTGCGAAACCGCCTGAAGGTGGCCGCGGCCGTGGCCAATGCCCGGGCCTTCCTGGAGGTCCAGCGGGAATTCGGCTCCTTCGCCACCTACCTCTGGGCCTTCGTGGGGGACCGGCCCCGGGTGGAGCGCCGCCGCACCCTCGCCGACGTGCCTTCCGTGAGCCCCGAGGCCCAGGCCCTCTCCCGGGATCTCCTGCGCCGCGGCTTCAAGTTCGTGGGCCCGACCATCATCTACGCCTTCATGCAGGCCGTGGGCATGGTGGACGACCACGTGGACACCTGCTGGCGGCGTATAATGGCCCCATGA
- a CDS encoding glycoside hydrolase family 64 protein yields the protein MHIAPWTLLAVLLGLWPAFGQAPLRLAFANRTRGALAAQPVYLTVTAQDDAGTFLRMDAGGAFHPCLPADNRVPAAGRLWCAYSFPLPAAVDLDTARDLRGGRIYLSVGAPLRLRVDPATGGLVQPDPANGEDPNGRTLFDWVEFALDRTGLYANTTCVDQFGLPITLEARDRDGTSAGPVGLEARRSDLVRDFAAAVPGPFRALVGDLRITAPGHAPEGPLRRHLDAYIRAMWERYRREPLVLTPDEGTFTGRVEPGGLFVFTRPGDPERYLIRAMPTTPEAFRCDGPLAQGCTLERVLGAQIAAMLNRHILETPSAWRDPSRYYAAEPANAYARFWHLRSLGGKAYAFPYDDVNDQAPLIHAAHPQELRIGFRVD from the coding sequence ATGCACATCGCCCCCTGGACCCTCCTTGCGGTCCTTCTCGGCCTTTGGCCCGCCTTCGGCCAGGCGCCCCTGCGCCTCGCCTTCGCCAACCGCACCCGGGGCGCCCTCGCGGCGCAGCCCGTCTACCTCACCGTCACGGCCCAGGACGACGCGGGGACCTTCCTGCGCATGGACGCCGGGGGCGCCTTCCATCCCTGCCTTCCCGCCGACAACCGGGTCCCCGCGGCCGGCAGGCTCTGGTGCGCCTATTCCTTTCCCCTCCCGGCGGCCGTGGACCTGGACACGGCCCGCGATCTGCGCGGGGGGCGGATCTACCTGAGCGTCGGCGCGCCCCTGCGCCTGCGGGTGGACCCCGCCACCGGCGGCCTCGTGCAGCCGGATCCGGCCAACGGGGAGGATCCCAACGGCCGCACCCTCTTCGACTGGGTGGAATTCGCCCTGGACCGCACCGGGCTCTATGCCAACACAACCTGCGTGGACCAGTTCGGCCTGCCCATCACCCTGGAGGCGCGGGACCGGGACGGCACCTCCGCCGGGCCCGTGGGCCTCGAGGCCCGCCGCTCGGACCTGGTGCGGGACTTCGCCGCCGCCGTCCCCGGGCCCTTCCGGGCCCTCGTGGGCGATCTGCGCATCACCGCCCCCGGCCACGCCCCGGAGGGCCCGCTGCGGCGGCACCTGGACGCCTACATCCGGGCGATGTGGGAACGCTACCGCCGCGAACCCCTCGTCCTCACCCCCGACGAGGGCACCTTCACGGGCCGCGTGGAACCCGGGGGCCTCTTCGTCTTCACCCGCCCCGGCGATCCGGAGCGCTACCTGATCCGCGCCATGCCCACCACCCCCGAAGCCTTCCGCTGCGACGGCCCCCTGGCCCAGGGCTGCACCCTGGAGCGGGTCCTGGGGGCCCAGATCGCCGCCATGCTCAACCGCCACATCCTGGAGACCCCTTCCGCGTGGCGCGACCCGTCACGCTATTACGCCGCGGAACCCGCCAACGCCTACGCCCGCTTTTGGCACCTCCGCAGCCTGGGCGGAAAGGCCTACGCCTTCCCCTACGACGACGTGAACGACCAGGCCCCCCTCATCCACGCCGCCCACCCCCAGGAACTCCGCATCGGCTTCCGGGTGGATTAG